A window from Candidatus Krumholzibacteriia bacterium encodes these proteins:
- a CDS encoding S8 family serine peptidase: LALVLVAVMGLAACEHGISPADLDSAPKPAATPRAGYIDAGAAAQLSRTIGTLSAGNPIAGHWIVAFRDDVDDPGAEAASLTAAHGSAPTYVYGQALKGFAAWLPPAAVEALRHNPHVVAVEEDYVATLAGTQAGPTWGLDRVDQHALPLDASYTFDNDGSGVHAYVLDTGIRTTHSQYVGRASFDVDFVNDGSGSTFNGDCHGHGTHVAGTIGGSTYGIAKNVTLHAVRVLDCNGSGSYSGIIAALDWVATHHISPAVANMSLGGPASSSLNTAVANTVAAGVVLAVAAGNDNSVACNYSPASAAAALTVGASTNTDARASFSNYGTCVDLFAPGASIQSSTHDSDVSTGIWSGTSMATPHVAGVAALVRAANPALSATEAQNLVLTSATAGVLTGIGTGSPNLLLYSRLSASPPPPTQPAAPTGLGATAAGANGIDLAWTDASNNETGFEIERRILGGSFTRIATPGAGATSYQDTGLSAGTSYEYRVRAVNGSSASGYSNVAGATTASAALVHVADLVATRKSIKGGVQGTAVVTLQNAGGQAVSGATVTGDWKVNGVVKKAGRTGITGSNGSCSISSGTLKGIKPADVLEFCVTGVTSTAYVYDPSGNAATCDVGQ, from the coding sequence CTCGCACTGGTTCTGGTCGCCGTCATGGGCCTCGCGGCCTGCGAGCACGGCATTTCCCCGGCGGACCTGGATTCCGCCCCGAAGCCGGCGGCGACGCCTCGAGCCGGTTACATCGACGCCGGTGCCGCCGCGCAGTTGTCGCGGACGATCGGCACGCTGTCCGCCGGCAACCCCATCGCGGGCCACTGGATCGTGGCCTTCCGTGACGACGTGGACGATCCCGGCGCCGAAGCGGCATCGCTGACCGCGGCGCATGGCAGCGCCCCCACCTACGTCTATGGCCAGGCACTGAAGGGCTTCGCCGCCTGGCTACCTCCGGCCGCGGTCGAGGCGCTGCGGCACAATCCTCACGTGGTTGCGGTCGAGGAAGACTACGTGGCCACGCTCGCGGGGACGCAGGCGGGCCCGACCTGGGGCTTGGATCGCGTGGATCAACACGCGCTGCCTCTCGACGCCAGCTACACCTTCGACAACGACGGCAGCGGCGTGCACGCCTATGTCCTCGACACCGGCATCCGTACCACGCACTCGCAGTACGTCGGCCGCGCCAGCTTCGACGTCGACTTCGTCAACGACGGCTCGGGTTCCACCTTCAATGGCGACTGCCATGGGCACGGAACGCACGTGGCCGGGACCATCGGCGGCAGCACCTACGGCATCGCCAAGAACGTGACGCTGCACGCGGTGCGCGTGCTGGATTGCAACGGCTCGGGCTCCTACAGCGGCATCATCGCCGCGCTGGACTGGGTGGCGACCCACCACATCTCTCCCGCGGTGGCCAACATGAGCCTCGGGGGACCGGCCTCGTCGTCCCTCAACACCGCGGTGGCCAACACTGTCGCCGCCGGCGTCGTCCTCGCCGTTGCCGCGGGCAACGACAACTCCGTGGCCTGCAACTACTCGCCGGCTTCCGCCGCAGCGGCTCTCACCGTCGGTGCTTCCACCAACACCGACGCGCGGGCCAGCTTCTCCAACTACGGCACCTGTGTGGATCTCTTCGCTCCGGGAGCGAGCATCCAGTCCTCGACGCACGACAGCGACGTTTCCACCGGCATCTGGAGCGGCACCTCGATGGCGACGCCCCACGTGGCCGGTGTGGCGGCGCTCGTCCGTGCCGCGAACCCCGCCCTGTCGGCGACGGAGGCCCAGAACCTGGTGCTCACGAGCGCGACGGCGGGCGTTCTGACCGGCATCGGCACCGGCTCGCCCAACCTGCTCTTGTACTCGCGACTGTCGGCCTCACCGCCACCGCCGACGCAGCCTGCAGCTCCGACCGGTCTCGGGGCGACCGCTGCGGGAGCGAACGGCATCGACCTCGCCTGGACCGATGCCTCGAACAACGAGACCGGCTTCGAGATCGAGCGCCGCATTCTCGGCGGCAGCTTCACCCGCATCGCCACCCCCGGCGCCGGGGCCACCAGCTACCAGGACACCGGGCTGTCCGCCGGGACGAGCTACGAGTATCGCGTCCGTGCCGTGAACGGCAGCAGCGCCTCGGGCTACTCGAACGTCGCCGGCGCGACGACGGCGAGCGCAGCCCTGGTGCACGTCGCCGATCTCGTGGCGACGCGCAAGTCCATCAAGGGCGGCGTGCAGGGGACCGCAGTGGTGACACTCCAGAATGCGGGCGGCCAGGCGGTGAGCGGCGCCACCGTGACCGGTGACTGGAAGGTGAACGGCGTGGTCAAGAAGGCCGGCCGTACCGGCATCACCGGCTCGAACGGCAGCTGCAGCATCTCTTCCGGGACGTTGAAGGGGATCAAGCCCGCGGACGTCTTGGAGTTCTGCGTCACCGGCGTCACCAGCACTGCCTACGTTTACGATCCGAGCGGCAACGCCGCAACCTGCGACGTGGGCCAGTAA